A region from the uncultured Holophaga sp. genome encodes:
- the mreC gene encoding rod shape-determining protein MreC, translated as MRPRPWGWNPTGRRRYAVLVLLLGHLAWVVLGPGHGERWRSILGTLTWPLRTISGPLLRTRAQRAERRHSLETAQSELKLLQQRLDILQQDAARQAPRYQEADEAIRLLGLKKQVPLELRAARILANVRKAPFGGMILDQGQDAGLLRDQGVLCPEGVVGRIWEVAPTQSSLLPLDAYNASTAVMLAQSRATGVLQGVGPGRAEIRYIGSQEVVQVGESVYTSGLDRVFPRGLLVGYVTGVRPQGPELQVDVALAAPLDRIQLVLILPPQPHLELPVPDVPKGQP; from the coding sequence ATGAGGCCGCGTCCCTGGGGCTGGAACCCCACGGGACGGCGGCGCTATGCCGTCCTGGTCCTGCTGCTGGGGCACCTCGCCTGGGTGGTGCTCGGGCCCGGCCATGGGGAGCGCTGGCGTTCGATCCTGGGGACCCTCACCTGGCCGCTCCGCACCATCAGCGGCCCCCTCCTGAGGACCCGGGCCCAGCGGGCCGAGCGGCGCCACTCCCTGGAGACGGCCCAGTCCGAGCTGAAGCTGCTCCAGCAGCGGCTGGACATCCTCCAGCAGGATGCCGCCCGCCAGGCCCCGCGCTACCAGGAGGCGGACGAAGCCATCCGATTGTTGGGATTGAAGAAACAGGTTCCCCTGGAGCTCAGGGCGGCCCGGATCCTCGCCAATGTCCGCAAGGCCCCCTTCGGAGGCATGATCCTGGACCAGGGGCAGGACGCGGGTCTGCTGCGGGATCAAGGCGTCCTCTGTCCTGAGGGTGTCGTGGGCCGGATCTGGGAGGTGGCCCCCACGCAGTCGAGCCTGCTCCCCCTGGACGCCTACAACGCATCCACCGCCGTGATGCTCGCCCAGAGCCGGGCCACCGGTGTCCTGCAGGGCGTGGGCCCGGGCCGGGCGGAGATCCGCTACATCGGCAGCCAGGAGGTGGTGCAGGTCGGTGAGTCGGTCTACACCTCGGGCCTGGACCGGGTCTTCCCCCGGGGGCTTCTGGTGGGCTATGTCACCGGGGTGCGGCCCCAGGGCCCTGAGCTCCAAGTGGATGTGGCCCTCGCCGCCCCCCTGGACCGCATCCAGCTCGTGCTCATCCTGCCCCCCCAGCCCCACCTCGAGCTGCCCGTCCCCGATGTCCCGAAGGGTCAGCCATGA
- the mrdA gene encoding penicillin-binding protein 2 — protein MDARGRHLLLKRLAWGRALAWIMLLTLLTAYAWVQLVKRREMRDQAERQAVKTRTTPAPRGIVYDRNGNKLVDNQRALHLVIQAEDLPKDPAQIEALAAALQRDPAELKRRIAAGRQAGGNRMVVLQDNLDEASLAQAELLRARFPFLSIETAPRRVYLGQDLAGHLLGYVGEVDDRLMKKEPGKYQLGEIIGKVGLEASHNELLKGVDGERSIVVDYLGREVALKGMVESVPGKSVYLTLDAGLQQVLREAFGKENGAAVVLDLRDGGVLAMYSSPSYDPNVFLNRLTQDQVKEFWQNPVRPMLNRAVQGLYPPGSTFKLLTALAALDKGIITPETRFTCAGHKNYYGRDFRCDGVHGSLNLVQAIAQSCDIYFYELASRLDIDDIYAAAVKYGLAGKTGVDLLHEVASRVPSREWVKKARPKDPHWYAGETISVGIGQGANGITPIALARFYAALATRGRVITPHLLLGRQDEQTGKMVPIPPPPSHESGMDPGTWAALDQGLFEVVHSGTAHASAVQGVTMVGKTGTSQVVSFVSRSHYSGSSKKLRDNALFAGYAPRENPQIAFAVVVENGGFGASSAAPIAKKLVEYWFLQRPSNPLPPPSLKPFSPFQESETGETP, from the coding sequence CTGGACGCCCGCGGTCGCCATCTCCTCCTTAAACGCCTCGCCTGGGGCAGGGCCCTGGCCTGGATCATGCTCCTGACCCTCCTCACGGCCTACGCATGGGTGCAGCTGGTCAAGCGCAGGGAAATGCGGGACCAGGCCGAGCGCCAGGCCGTCAAGACCCGCACCACCCCCGCCCCCCGCGGCATTGTCTACGACCGCAACGGCAACAAGCTGGTGGACAACCAGAGGGCCCTGCACCTCGTCATCCAAGCAGAAGACCTGCCCAAGGATCCCGCCCAGATCGAGGCCCTGGCGGCAGCCCTCCAGCGCGATCCCGCCGAGCTGAAGCGCCGCATCGCCGCTGGACGCCAAGCGGGAGGCAACCGCATGGTCGTCCTCCAGGACAACCTGGATGAAGCCAGCCTCGCCCAGGCGGAGCTCCTCCGGGCCCGCTTCCCCTTCCTCAGCATCGAGACGGCCCCGCGGCGGGTCTATCTGGGACAGGACCTTGCAGGGCACCTCCTGGGCTACGTCGGCGAGGTGGATGACCGGCTGATGAAGAAGGAGCCCGGCAAGTACCAGCTGGGGGAGATCATCGGCAAGGTGGGCCTGGAGGCCAGCCACAACGAGCTCCTCAAGGGCGTCGATGGCGAGCGGAGCATCGTGGTGGACTACCTGGGCCGGGAGGTGGCCCTCAAGGGCATGGTGGAGTCGGTCCCGGGCAAGAGCGTCTACCTCACCCTGGATGCCGGTCTCCAGCAGGTCCTCCGGGAGGCCTTCGGCAAGGAGAACGGTGCCGCCGTGGTCCTGGACCTGCGGGATGGCGGCGTCCTGGCCATGTATTCCAGCCCCTCCTACGACCCCAATGTCTTCCTGAACCGCCTCACCCAGGACCAGGTGAAGGAATTCTGGCAGAACCCCGTCCGCCCCATGCTCAACCGGGCCGTCCAGGGTCTCTACCCCCCGGGCTCCACCTTCAAGCTCCTCACGGCCCTGGCCGCCCTGGACAAGGGGATCATCACCCCCGAGACGCGCTTCACCTGTGCCGGACACAAGAACTACTACGGACGCGACTTCCGCTGTGACGGGGTCCACGGTTCCCTGAACCTCGTCCAGGCCATCGCCCAGAGCTGCGACATCTACTTCTACGAGCTGGCCTCCCGCCTGGACATTGATGATATCTATGCCGCTGCCGTCAAATACGGGCTGGCAGGCAAGACAGGAGTGGACCTCCTCCATGAGGTGGCCTCCCGGGTCCCCAGTCGGGAGTGGGTGAAGAAGGCCCGCCCCAAGGACCCTCACTGGTACGCGGGCGAAACCATCAGCGTGGGCATCGGCCAGGGCGCCAACGGCATCACCCCCATCGCCCTCGCCCGCTTCTATGCGGCCCTGGCCACCCGGGGCCGGGTCATCACCCCCCACCTCCTCCTGGGACGCCAGGATGAACAGACGGGCAAGATGGTCCCCATACCCCCGCCCCCCTCCCACGAGAGCGGCATGGATCCAGGCACCTGGGCCGCCCTGGATCAGGGCCTCTTCGAAGTGGTCCACAGCGGCACCGCCCATGCCAGCGCCGTACAGGGGGTCACCATGGTGGGCAAGACAGGCACCAGCCAGGTGGTCTCCTTCGTGAGCCGCTCCCACTACTCAGGCAGCTCCAAGAAGCTCCGGGACAATGCCCTCTTTGCGGGCTATGCCCCCCGGGAGAACCCCCAGATCGCCTTTGCCGTGGTGGTGGAGAACGGCGGCTTCGGTGCCAGCAGCGCCGCCCCCATCGCCAAGAAGCTGGTGGAGTACTGGTTCCTGCAGCGGCCCTCCAACCCCCTGCCCCCGCCCTCCCTCAAGCCCTTCTCGCCCTTCCAGGAGAGTGAAACCGGAGAGACCCCATGA
- the rodA gene encoding rod shape-determining protein RodA, whose product MKLSLNTLDRRLLIAMCLLTLMGLLTIYSAGRGSPSQGHMWMKQAGWMIIGFAAMLGVSHLNPERLFRNSVVFYALGILALVAVFAIGRSIGGAKRWIAFGGLTFQPSELMKWLSLLFVAHRLGTRPPLELSTWDLLGAAGLVFFPMLLVMKQPDLGMAISFLPILVLIPLIRGLKLKWVVLGVLLLSGLGFIAWHKVLKPYQKQRVLTFLNPEADLQGKGYQINQSRIAIGAGGLLGKGFTSGTQTQLNFLPVKTTDFVFSVWAEERGFLGVLIALGLFGLLLNRILDIARDARRAPELYFCVGTAGIFALHVFVNVGMVIGILPNKGMVLPFFSAGGSSTLSYFLALGLVMGIHRRSLVQ is encoded by the coding sequence ATGAAGCTCTCACTCAACACCCTGGACCGGCGTCTGCTCATCGCCATGTGCCTCCTGACCCTCATGGGGCTCCTGACCATTTACTCCGCCGGCCGCGGGAGCCCGAGCCAGGGGCACATGTGGATGAAGCAGGCAGGCTGGATGATCATCGGCTTCGCCGCCATGCTAGGGGTGTCCCACCTGAACCCCGAGCGGCTCTTCCGCAACAGTGTCGTCTTCTACGCCCTGGGGATCCTTGCCCTGGTGGCGGTCTTCGCCATCGGCCGGAGCATCGGCGGGGCGAAGCGCTGGATCGCCTTCGGCGGCCTGACCTTCCAACCCTCAGAGCTCATGAAGTGGCTCAGCCTCCTCTTCGTGGCCCACCGCCTGGGCACCCGGCCCCCGCTCGAGCTCAGTACCTGGGATCTGCTCGGCGCCGCCGGTCTGGTCTTCTTCCCCATGCTCCTGGTCATGAAGCAGCCGGACCTGGGCATGGCCATCAGCTTCCTTCCCATCCTGGTGCTCATCCCCCTCATCCGGGGCCTCAAACTCAAGTGGGTGGTCCTGGGGGTGCTGCTGCTGTCGGGCCTGGGCTTCATCGCCTGGCACAAGGTCCTCAAGCCCTACCAGAAGCAGCGGGTCCTGACCTTCCTCAACCCGGAGGCCGACCTCCAGGGCAAGGGCTACCAGATCAACCAGAGCCGCATCGCCATCGGAGCGGGGGGCCTCCTGGGCAAGGGCTTCACCAGCGGCACCCAGACCCAGCTCAACTTCCTCCCGGTCAAGACCACGGACTTCGTCTTCTCCGTCTGGGCCGAGGAGCGGGGCTTCCTGGGGGTGCTCATCGCCCTGGGGCTCTTCGGCCTGCTCCTCAACCGGATCCTGGACATCGCCCGGGATGCCAGGCGGGCTCCTGAGCTCTACTTCTGCGTGGGCACGGCCGGCATCTTCGCCCTGCATGTCTTCGTCAATGTGGGCATGGTGATCGGCATCCTGCCCAACAAGGGCATGGTGCTGCCCTTCTTCAGCGCGGGCGGCAGCAGCACCCTCAGCTATTTCCTGGCCCTGGGCCTGGTGATGGGCATCCACCGGCGCTCCCTGGTGCAGTAG
- a CDS encoding substrate-binding domain-containing protein has protein sequence MFPARSVFRATLSASLLLGLAAPGLLRAKAPAVAQPPQMLTARGFQGMFFITAVLSGAYASRHPGVAPDIQIDGESEAMKALTEGRTMMAMMGRDLLPAEDAAFKAKWGYAPTRVALAMDALVVLVNHNNPIKQIRVEQLDAVYSLDRKQGWPEDVLTWGDLGVKQGGWENRPIERFGRPEDSGNYWLLTQALTLNGRPRLPIRGDMDAITLTEELAANQAAIAYGNMVEKFASTKIVPLVPKGGKDAVEATPATVGSGAYPLCRNLYVYINKDPHKGMPPLVKDFLSFALSPAGQGIIRDSGQVPLQPDIVALNRLKVTDKFDADSSTLR, from the coding sequence ATGTTCCCTGCCCGCTCTGTATTCCGCGCCACCCTGTCCGCCTCGCTCCTCCTGGGCCTGGCGGCTCCCGGCCTCCTCAGGGCCAAGGCCCCCGCCGTGGCACAACCACCCCAGATGCTCACGGCCAGGGGCTTCCAGGGCATGTTCTTCATCACCGCCGTGCTCAGTGGCGCCTACGCCAGCCGCCACCCCGGGGTGGCCCCGGATATCCAGATCGATGGCGAGTCCGAGGCCATGAAGGCCCTCACCGAAGGACGGACGATGATGGCCATGATGGGCCGCGACCTCCTCCCGGCCGAAGATGCCGCATTCAAGGCTAAGTGGGGCTATGCCCCCACCCGAGTAGCCCTCGCCATGGATGCCCTGGTGGTGCTGGTCAACCACAACAACCCCATCAAGCAGATCCGGGTGGAACAACTGGACGCCGTCTACAGCCTGGACCGGAAGCAGGGCTGGCCGGAGGATGTGCTCACCTGGGGCGATCTGGGGGTGAAACAGGGGGGCTGGGAGAACCGCCCCATCGAGCGCTTCGGACGCCCTGAGGACAGCGGGAACTACTGGCTGCTGACCCAGGCCCTCACTCTGAATGGCCGTCCCCGCCTCCCCATCCGCGGCGATATGGACGCCATCACCCTCACGGAGGAACTGGCCGCCAACCAGGCCGCCATCGCCTACGGCAACATGGTGGAGAAGTTCGCTTCCACCAAGATCGTCCCCCTGGTGCCCAAGGGGGGCAAGGATGCCGTTGAGGCCACCCCCGCCACCGTAGGCTCCGGCGCCTATCCCCTCTGCCGCAACCTGTACGTCTACATCAACAAGGATCCCCACAAAGGGATGCCCCCCCTGGTGAAGGATTTCCTCTCCTTCGCCCTCTCCCCCGCCGGCCAGGGGATTATCAGGGATTCCGGACAGGTTCCGCTGCAGCCTGATATCGTGGCCCTCAACCGCCTGAAGGTCACCGACAAGTTCGACGCAGACAGTTCCACCCTGCGCTAG